aaaaacaaacaaacaaaacagaacccAAAAGCCCATCAATGGCAACAAAGCCAGACCAAAAGTCAAACAAAAATCCCCAAAACCTTTCACCAAATcccacaaacaaacaagcaaaaaaggcAATCAGAAAGCTGTCAGACCCCCAAAATACTGGGTTCTAAACAATTTTAAGAGACTAAGTGGAATTACATACTACAGATTTGAAAATTTGGagtgaaatgaatttttttttcttttgcaaagtcTGTAGTACCAAAATATATCAGGATCCAAATAGAACattaattacagaaaaaaattggaaagttTCACAGGAATGTACAATGAAAAAGGGACAGACATGGGGTTCATGTCCCAGGTGTCCAACAACCCAAGGAGAAAAATGAGAGTGTGAGTTTAAAGTTCATAggtaagaaaaatgcaaataatcaGAAGCCTGTGCGGAGGCATCAGGGAGACGCAGATCAAAGCACAAGCTCAGGGAATGCAGAGTCCTGATTACCATTTTCACACGTCAGATCACTAAACCCCAAAAGATCAGTAACACGCGAGGTTGGTGATAGCTGGGGCTCATATCCCGGTGAGACTATCATTTTGAAAAAGCCATCTGAATCTACGCAAGTGCAAACTAGAGGAACTCACTGACACTCACTCTGAGAAACCTAAcctacagaaagaaaataaagcacagaTGAATACAAGGAATTATGCAGGACATTTACTGTGGTAGTTCCTGACGGTAAACAGAGCCCCAAACGACCCCAATACCCACGAACACGGAGGTGGGTGTTTATAACACGGTGATTCATACTCTAGCTTTTGCTTAAAAAGAGTTAGGCGTTGCTGTCCTGACACACAGTACTGTTATAAGTGGGATCGTGAGAGCAGGTACAAGGAAACGCACACAGCATGACACCATAAAGATAAGGTGAGACCTTactggggctcagacagtaaagaatctcgagatccgggttcgattcccgggtcgggaagatcccctggagtagcgaatggcaacccccttcagtattcttgcctggagaatcccatggacagaggagcctggtgggctacagtccacggggtcacaaagagttggacacgactgagcgcctaacgctttcatttttcacatcaGAGAGAAATGTAGGTAGTGCCCTACTACAAAAATAAGGACAAACCTTTCCTAGTTATCTTTTGAGTTGGTATGAACACGGAGAACTCACTTACCTTGGGTGGGGCAAGAACAGGCTGGAGATTATGGTCTTGGTGTTTGTTCAGCTCTCTATATAGTTTATCATGAAGAACAAGTCTTCCCGCTGCAGTTTGTTAAAATCCAAATATGCACGTGTGTATATGCACAGGCGTGTATGTGCCTTATTTGTATAAATGGAGAGCCGCAGCTCTGCGGAGACGTGATGGTATGAAGACAAGTACAGTGTGTAAAAAGAAACCAGTGTGCTCAGTTCAACCCCAGCTCTGCAACCGGAGCAGGAAACACGAGCACAGAAAACAGAGATGAGAAGAAAGTGCAGCGAAATGGTCACAGTGTTTGCATCTGGGTAGTCAGAATCGTGTCTTtgaatttttcttaatatatatgcaGACGGCCCCCAATTTATACGATGGCTCAACTTACAGTTTGTTAACTTTTCGATGGTACAAAAGCAGTATGCATTCAATGGAACCGTGCTTTGAATCTCGCTCTTTCCCCGGCTAGCGCTCTGCAGTCTGACCATCTCTCCCGGAGGCTGGGCAGTGGCAGTGACTCAGCCATGGGATCCCGAAGACGAACAAGTGATATACCTACAGCCATCTGTACCCCTACCACCCACGACTGTCAGCTTCTGCAGTCAATACGTTACACGGGATATCCCATATCCTGCTACACATGGGCTTTGCACCAGCCCAGCTGGCGGCTAATGAAATGTTCCGAGCGTGTTGAAGGTGAAGCTAAGCTATGTTTGTAGATTAGCTGCATTAAGCGAATTTTTGACTTCATGATATTTTCGACTTCGCAATATTTTCAACTTAACGATGGCTTCATCAGGACATAACCCATTTGTATGTCTGAGGAAGAGTTGTAACATGGTCCCCATATTTTCTATCTTGACTATATAACATTTATAAGCaggaaaaatatcatttaaaagttGAAACAAGGGGCATactgggaaaaaagaaacatgtagaACATAGGTTCGTGAGAGTTTCCCAGGTAGAATTTAGTGGCTGAATATTTTCTCAAAGAGCTGCAAGCAATAATCCTAAAGTGATAACTCAAATACTACCAGAGTAAACTGCAAGTTTTTTTTGATTTCTTATCAAACCACAGTTAATGATGCATTATTACCATTGCTGATATGAACATAAATTCTGGCAAAGAAGATAAATGAATTATCAAGACTGTGTTCAAATAGAAGGgatcaaaaataaaagacaaaacccAGCTCAAACTCTGTGTGTCTTATGGAAAGCTGGCTTTCTAACAGGCAACCCCCAAGGTTTCCGGCATCTCCATTTTGCATAGTTTCTTAGTTTGTTATTACAAAAAAAGGGGGGATAATATCTTTATATAAAAGTGAGTTGATATGCATGAGAATTTTAATAAATTCCTGCGTTGGGGAAATTAAAGTGTTGATGACCCTGGTAAAAATGTATCTAAAGTGttctctcattttaaatatgCTTCTTTCACAAGCGAAACCTCCCCTCCTGACCAATCCTTGCTGATGCTCTGTGCCAGCATGTTTCATTCACTTAGGATTTATTAAGAGCCCATCCTGAGTTGAAGATAATGCTAGAAGCTGGAAATCAGAGATGAAGACCCTAATTCAGATCTTTGACAATGAacgtgttatttgctcagttgtgtctcactcttggcgatcccatcaACTATGTAGTCCTCGAGGCTTTGtctatgaaattcttcaggcaagaatactggcgtgggtagccattcccttcttcaggggatcttcccgatccagggatcgatctcgggtctccagcattgtgggtggattctttaccatctgagcccccagggaagcctcttgTCTTCAAAGTACGGGAAACTTGAGACTACTCTCTGGCGCCACCTACTGATCACACAGCATTTTAATTCAAAACAGTAAAATTTGAATTTCCTCTCTGTACAGCCCACACTTTGGAAAAACATAGATGCTTTTTCAATCTCGCTTGTCTGATCCCTGGGACTGCATGTATGTTAATATCTAACACAACAGTATCCTAGAAAATTGTCCTAAAGGCTAATAGGAACTTGCATTATATTAGCATCTAAACAGAAATGTCCGGTTTGTCActctgaagttttaaaattaaaacgaTAGTTGGGTCACTTTAGGCACCACACatatttgactgtgaagaaggtaaGACGTTTACATACTACTCATGAGAGAGGACTAAGAATCTTTGCTTCTTCAAGTTCTCAATTATATAACACCTCCCCCCCATAACCCAAATCATACGGTGACTCTAAAGAATCATTAACATTTGTTATGCTTGAATCATGTATCAACTTATTAGGAAACCTATTCcttcgccccccccccccccatttgcACTAAACTGTTTTAAGTCAAATATCCATGTAACATTATGTAGAAAATGGTCCTTCATGCCAACAGATTTGTATCCATGTGTTAAAACACGATTACCCCCAAACACTTGGGGGATTTCAGAATGGAAGCTTACAAAAGGCTGAGAAGTACCATCTACTACACAAATTTAATGAGATGGAAAAATCCTTTATTAGAGTTGGGAAATCAAGTTGGAAGCAAACAAATGTATTCACTACTCATTTCATTCCAACCCCTAAATGGGATCATGTCCCTATCACTGGAGACTCTACAGCAGTTACCATATGGTGATTCAGAGGTCTCAAAATCATCACAGCGTAAAAAAATTACAATGAGCAGTATAAAATTGCAATTTATTATGGGGGCGAGGCGTTTTTCACAGCAGCCCTTGAAAACAGTAAAGGCAAACCTCTCACAGGATTCTGACTTCTTTTTTCTGTCAGTCCTTTCCCCCCTTCCTTTGTTTTATAAGCACTAGTCTGGGATGGAATCCGCAGGACAGAGCAGGGCTGGGTGGGCACCTCCTTGGACGATGGAGTAAGTCTGCTTGGGGAGCTCTTGCTGGGACGTGGAGAATATGGGCGGAGCCGTGGTGGCCACTGCGATGCTCTGGCCTCCGTCGCTGACCACGGTCACTTCGGCGGCCCCCTCCTGAATCAGGGCGTTCAGGCCTTCGAAGTCAGTGCACGTGATGCCCGAGCTGGTGATGAAAGTCTGGTTGCCAGAGCCTTCCTGGGGGCCGCCCGGGGTGGTGGGGATGAGGGTCTGGTGCAGAGTGGCGCCCTGCGTCTGGTCGTGGGTGGTCAGCAGGACAGCCGGCTGGGGCAGCGCCGCGGCCTCGCTGGGGCAGCCCGAGGGCGGAGGGGGCGCGATCAGGTTGACCTGGCGGAGGATCTGCAGCCGGCTGTTGCCCCGCAGCTCCTCGGGGTTCGGCGCCACCAACGTGGGCTGCACGATGTTCACGGCGGCCGCCGCCGCCTGGACGATGGTGCTGGCCTGGGGCACTTGGTGGCCGACGATGATTTTGACCCTGCCCTCGCCGAACTGGGGCGCCGGGGTGGGCGGGAGGGGCACCTGGAGGTGCCCCACGGCCAGGGGCGCGGCGGGCGGCTTGCCGGCGTCCCCCCGGAGCTGCAGGACCGTCCCGTCGGCGCCCCTGCCGTCGCCGTACTCACTGTGCTGCCGCTTGTGGCTGCGGAGCGAGTCCTCGCGCATGAACGAGGCGTCGCAGCGGTCGCAGTGGAAGGTCTTCTTGGCGTCCAGCTTGGCCGCCTGGCGGCCGCTCGACCGACCCGCCTCTCTCCGCTCCGCTGCCTCGCTCTTGAGCGCGTCGCCATGGAACTTCTTCACGTGCTTGGCCAGGTTGCTGGGCTGCTTGGTGTCGAAGCTGCAGTGGCTGCACTTGAAGGGCCGGTCGGGGCAGTGCACGCGGCTGTGCACGCGCAGGGCGGCCTTGCTGGGGCACGAGTAGCTGCACTCGGGGCACTTCTCGGGGTGCTCGGCCTGGTGCAGCCGGCTGTGCTTGCGGAGCGTGGCCTTGCTGTCCCCCAGGAAGTCGCAGTGCGGACACTTGAAGCTGTCCCCGCTGTGCTTGATGCGGATGTGCGACTTGAGGTTCCCCTTCATGGTGCAGCGGACACTGCAGAACTCGCACTTGAAAGGCTTCTCCCCCGAGTGCACGCGCATGTGCCTTTTCAAGTCCGAGCTGATTTTGAACTTGGCGCTACAGAGCCAGCACTGGAAGGGGGCGTCCCCTGTCAACACAAGGTGAGTTTCGATAAGAACAGGCAGGCAACAACCACAGCGGATCCCCCCGAAGCACACACCAGAAACCCGCTCAAACCGAGGCGGGCGGGTGGAGACCTTCTAACTGCGGCTCCTAGCAGCccctgggagggaaaaaaaaaaaagaggggtccGGGGCTTCTTTCCTTTGCCCAAACtttcccaccaccaccatcataatACCCGGAAGGAAAATGGAGCCTGAAAATCAAGCTGCTTAATCGTCCCCCGTAAAATAAGATTTGTGAATATGCTCAGTGTATCCTTTAAAACAATCAGGCTAGCTCTTCCTACGGTTAGTGTGCTTGCTCTGCTACGGAACCATTCACAGTTGTCTAATTTTGCATAATCCGTTGATTTTGATTGAGTTACGTGTTGTAATAGATTCAAGGGTacattttcaaatcagtcagctccgTGCTCACTCATCAGAATATTCTTTTGACAGTGATTGAGACGCCCCTCTTATACTTCGTGTAGATTTTTATCATTAAAGATGTGTTTATTGCGTGCAACTTATTTATCCCACATCGCCAGCTGCGTTCTTTACTCTTGGAGTTACAAAATCCagctgcttgattttttttttttttaagattcatgtTCGGTGAAAGATGAACAGGAAAAGCGAAACTGCAAACATCTGAAAGGACATGGATATTCCAAATTTATTTCCTCAGTGAATGCCAAGTCCCAATCGTCTGATAACTGAAGCAAATTGGAGAGCCCACCCATTGCAATGCTGTTTGAGCAAGAGAAATAGCAGCTAAGAGTCTTCGGTGGCTTCTGGGAAGGCAGGTGCCCTGCTGAGCATTCCACAAGAATGGTCTCATTTGAAGATCCCGACATTCCTATGAGGTGGGTACCACTGTCAATATTATTCTCAGTACTATTTAtgaatgagaagactgaggcctaGAGGGGCTACATCACTGGTTCACAATCACTGGGTAGTACATGGCAGAGCTCGGATTCCAACCCAGGCTGATTCCAAAGCTGGTACTTTAGGTGCTGGGTGATTATCTGTACATATGACCAAGGCTTTCTTACCATAAACTTAAAAGAGTGGGTTTGTGTTCCAGTTTTTTGGTACAAGACCTATAACATCACCGTGAGATGTTTGATAAATGCAATGAACAATGGCAGGGAGCAGATTAAATAAGCTTTGAGAAAATGAAGACGCTCCAAACCAAACAATGCTTTGCACGACTAAAATGCCACTAAGGTCATTCACACAAAACTCTCGAACAAGGAATGGTAAGCTATACAGACTATGGGGCAAATCCGGCCCACAGTTcatttctgtaaataaagttttattgtaacACAGTCGCATGCATCTGATAATGTGTTGTTGATGATTGCTTTCATGCCGCAACAGCAGAGATGAGTAACTGTGACAGACGCTGTATGGTCCGCAAAGCCTACAGTATtaactatctggccctttatggAAAAGTTAGCTCCGTGGtagagagtccgcctgccaaggcaggagatgctggttcgatccctggtctgggagatctcacgtgccttggagcaactaagcctatgtgctGTGACTGCCGAGCCTGGGCTCCGGAGCCGGGGAGCCTTGACTGCTGAGCCCTCATGCCCTGAGCCCGTGCCCCCCACTGGGAGGCGCCACGCAATGGCAGCCAGCACCCCGACTGTGGGGCGGCCCCCACTCACTGCGGCGAGGGAAGGCCcacgcgcagcaacaaagacccagaacagccataaGTGAATGTATAGaaccatcaaaaagaaaaagaaaaagtttgctgaattCTGCCTTAGAATGCTGCTCGTAACCTTTTTCATGCCACGGGACCCCCCCTTTGGCAGTGAAATCCATGGACCCTTTCTCAGGACAACGTTTAAAGGCACAaggtaaactaaaaaaaaaatcaataggaaGACAAGAGAAAATAGTTGTACTGGAAgttattaaaaatcaaaagagaaaagtcTGTGATTTGGCGATGTGTGTGCTTTATTAGTGCATGAAGTGACAAGCTGCAGAGgcgggtctgctgctgctgctgctaagtcacttcagtcgtgtctgactctgtgcagccccatagacggcctcctaccaggctcctctgggactACAATACTTTCTAAATAGAGAAGAAAGTAAACTATACTTTGATCGATCAAAAATACTTGCTATAAAAAGATCTGTGACTTCTATTGACAAGGTCACACACACTGTAATCAGATGGAATGCCTGTTTTCATAACTGAAGGACACATCACTCTCCAGTAAGATCAGTGAGAACGAAGATGTGATTTTTTCCCTCATCCAAGTTCATGGGCCTCCTCCTAAATTCTACTCATGGATTCGGGGTGGAGGTGTCTGTGAATTCAGAGGAAGAACTGTTGCTTCAGAATGTTCTACTAGGCATTCCAATTACATCACTGCCCCAATTAGTGACCatctgtttgccttttttttttttttaaagcaaccagCAAAGGTCAAACCTGGAAAAACCAGGTAACCAAATCTCAGAGCTGAGTTGCAGAGCTTAACAGCACTTTCTGACATGAAAGCAGAGGGTTTAAATCTCTTCGTcatcatctttttcctttttaaaaaaactttcatacgttctttctccttttaaagtgaaagtgaaagttgctcagtcatgtccgattcttttcgaccccgtggactgaagcccgccaggctcctctgtccatggaattctccaggcaagaatactggagtgggtagctatgccctcctccaggggatcttcctgacccagggatagaatccggtctcctgcattgcaggcggattctttacgagctgagctaccagggaaatccttttcCTTCTAACCgtaaattaatttcttaaatgaGGCAGAAATGTTAGTACCAGTCCCATAGGACCAGAAATTCTCCAAAGCTAATGACTACGTTTGTTCCTGCCCACTACTTGGTTCCCACAGTATCTGATACCTGGTAGGACTCAGTGAGTGGTGCTCAATGGATAAGCGACTGATGTGTTTAAGCTGACAGAGCTTTCTTGAGTTCAGGTTGCTGCTAAGACAAGGTAGTTGATCCAAGAGAGGAAAAGGTAAAAACAAACTTCTATTAATTCTACAACTTAAAGAAATTACAAGTGCCACAGATTTATAAAAGGGAAATGAATGTTCCATGGAGACACTGCATAAGTGGCATACAGTTAAATCTTTAGAAAATAtaccttttctgctgctgctgctgctgctaagtcacttcagtcgtgtccgactctgtgcgaccccatagaccgcagcccaccaggctcccctgtccctgggattctccaggcaagaacactggagtgggttgccatttccttctccaatgcatgaaagtgaaaagtgaaagtgaagttgctcagtcgtgtccaactcttagcgacccctcagactgcagcccaccaggctcgtccgcccatgggattttccaggcaagagcactagaccAACTTAAATACGCTACTATAAATGGCAAGCTTTCCCTCCTAAGTTGACTCTGACCCACTTCGCTAAGTGCATCCTTCAGTGCCCCTAACTTAGGTGGGAGAGACTTCTGAAGAAAATCAAATGGACAGCAGTCATGCCAGTGTCTTAACTTGCTATAGTATCTTAATGTCCCCAGAGGTCCCCACCTCTTGGCCCTCTCTGTACCCACAGCCTCTCCCAGGTAAGTGATTATGCAGGCTCTCCTGGCAGGGGCAGGGTAACCTTCCATGACCCCCCAGATGATAGCCTCAATCATGTCGCTGGGTTTGGCAGATGGTGTGCCAACTAGACTTGATGCAAGTAGCGGCTTGAGCCAGGGCCCATGAGTCAGGCTCTGCCCACGTGCGCCTCTGTCACCCGCTGCCATGAGAAGGCCAATGCTGTCCTTGCCTGCTGGCAAGGAGGGTAACAGAGGCAGAGCAGAGCTGGGCTGCTGCAGCCAAGGCCCCTGGACACCCGGCCCACAGCTGGCACTGAGGCTTTCTGGGGTCT
This portion of the Ovis canadensis isolate MfBH-ARS-UI-01 breed Bighorn chromosome 13, ARS-UI_OviCan_v2, whole genome shotgun sequence genome encodes:
- the ZFP64 gene encoding zinc finger protein 64 isoform X1 yields the protein MNASNEGESFPGSVQIPGGTTVLVELTPDIHICGICKQHFNNLDAFVAHKQSGCQLTGTSGAAPSTVQFVSEETVPATQTQTATRTITSETQTITVSAPEFVFEHGYQTYLPTESNENQTATVISLPAKSRAKKPTAPPAQKRLNCCYPGCQFKTAYGMKDMERHLKIHTGDKPHKCEVCGKCFSRKDKLKTHMRCHTGVRPYKCKSCDYAAADSSSLNKHLRIHSDERPFKCQLCPYASRNSSQLTVHLRSHTGDAPFQCWLCSAKFKISSDLKRHMRVHSGEKPFKCEFCSVRCTMKGNLKSHIRIKHSGDSFKCPHCDFLGDSKATLRKHSRLHQAEHPEKCPECSYSCPSKAALRVHSRVHCPDRPFKCSHCSFDTKQPSNLAKHVKKFHGDALKSEAAERREAGRSSGRQAAKLDAKKTFHCDRCDASFMREDSLRSHKRQHSEYGDGRGADGTVLQLRGDAGKPPAAPLAVGHLQVPLPPTPAPQFGEGRVKIIVGHQVPQASTIVQAAAAAVNIVQPTLVAPNPEELRGNSRLQILRQVNLIAPPPPSGCPSEAAALPQPAVLLTTHDQTQGATLHQTLIPTTPGGPQEGSGNQTFITSSGITCTDFEGLNALIQEGAAEVTVVSDGGQSIAVATTAPPIFSTSQQELPKQTYSIVQGGAHPALLCPADSIPD
- the ZFP64 gene encoding zinc finger protein 64 isoform X2 yields the protein MNASNEGESFPGSVQSGTTVLVELTPDIHICGICKQHFNNLDAFVAHKQSGCQLTGTSGAAPSTVQFVSEETVPATQTQTATRTITSETQTITVSAPEFVFEHGYQTYLPTESNENQTATVISLPAKSRAKKPTAPPAQKRLNCCYPGCQFKTAYGMKDMERHLKIHTGDKPHKCEVCGKCFSRKDKLKTHMRCHTGVRPYKCKSCDYAAADSSSLNKHLRIHSDERPFKCQLCPYASRNSSQLTVHLRSHTGDAPFQCWLCSAKFKISSDLKRHMRVHSGEKPFKCEFCSVRCTMKGNLKSHIRIKHSGDSFKCPHCDFLGDSKATLRKHSRLHQAEHPEKCPECSYSCPSKAALRVHSRVHCPDRPFKCSHCSFDTKQPSNLAKHVKKFHGDALKSEAAERREAGRSSGRQAAKLDAKKTFHCDRCDASFMREDSLRSHKRQHSEYGDGRGADGTVLQLRGDAGKPPAAPLAVGHLQVPLPPTPAPQFGEGRVKIIVGHQVPQASTIVQAAAAAVNIVQPTLVAPNPEELRGNSRLQILRQVNLIAPPPPSGCPSEAAALPQPAVLLTTHDQTQGATLHQTLIPTTPGGPQEGSGNQTFITSSGITCTDFEGLNALIQEGAAEVTVVSDGGQSIAVATTAPPIFSTSQQELPKQTYSIVQGGAHPALLCPADSIPD